GCGGATCAGAATCAATACCGTATTTGGGATGTTGTTGCCAATGCAGCTCAGTTTCTTGATGGACGTAGTGCAACCTCTGTTGGTGGTTTTGCACAGATGATACAGAGTTTTCAGGCCTTGGCCAAAAACAATAACGCCTTTGATACGGCCATGCACATTGCTCAGCACTGTGGTATTCTAAAAGAATTGTATGAAGATAAGTCCGTAGAAGGATTGGCACGCTACGAAAATATCCAGGAACTCCTCAATGGTATTAAGGAATTTTCGGAGCGAGAGGATATTGAAGAGCGCGGACTGGACGTTTACATGCAGGATATCGCTTTGTTGACAAACGACGATAATGATAAAGATCCAAATGCGGATACCGTATCATTGATGACCATCCACTCTTCCAAAGGATTGGAATTTCCGATCGTTTTCATTGTAGGCTTAGAAGAAAACTTGTTTCCTTCCCAGTTGTCGTTGAATTCCAGGTCCGAATTGGAAGAGGAACGAAGACTTTTTTATGTCGCTGTTACGAGAGCTGAAAAAAAATTACTACTTTCGTATGCTACTTCGCGATATCGTTGGGGAACGCTAAATAACTGCGAACCCAGTCGCTTCTTGGATGAATTGAATCCGGCATGTCTTGCATTGGATTTTAAACCACGACAAACTTCTGCCTCAGCCGGAAGTTTTCAAGGCGAACGAATTGCTTGGCAGCAAAAGGACAGTGATGATACGTTTTCTAAACCTAAGCCTAAGCCCATGGTTAAAACGACATCTATACTGCCGAAAGCCCACAAACCTACTGCGGGTTTTGCTCCTTCAGATACATCAAATCTTCAAGTCGGCATGGAAGTTGAACATGAACGCTTTGGATTTGGCAAAGTTGTGAATCTCGAAGGAAACAAAGGAGATATAAAAGCAACTATTTTCTTTAAAGAGTTGGGACAGAAACAATTGTTGCTTAAATTTGCAAAACTTAGAATAATTCAATAATAAAATACCAAAACGGCATCTTGATCGTTTTATTAGGTACTTATATTAGCTATATGAACTTTGACTACAACAGCACTAGACCAAAATTGATCCTTGCAGAATATGGTCGCAATGTGCAAAATATGGTAGACTACATCTGTACTTTACCCACAAAGGAAGAAAGAAATAAACATGCACAGATTGTAATCGACATGATGGGGGTATTGAACCCGCATTTGAGAGACGTGTCTGATTTTAAACATAAACTGTGGGATCACCTGCAGATTATCTCTGATTTTAAATTGGATATCGACTCGCCTTATCCAATTGCCACAGCGAAAAGTGTGAAACACGAAGTTGAGCATTTAGGCTATCCGCAGCATTCCATTAGATTCAAGCACTATGGTTTTACCGTAGAGAAAATGATTGAAAAGGCGTTATTGGCCAATGACGAAGCCAAAAGAGAGCAGATGGTCATCGGTATCGCTAATTTTATGAAAATGGCTTACCTGACCTGGAATAAGGATTCTGTTTCAGACGAGTTGATCATCCAGGATCTAAAAGAATTATCAGGTTATCAATTGAGCTTACCTGAAGGTACCGTATTGACTAAACTTGACTTTAAAACTCCGCCTCCGGGAAATCGCGTTAAAGGTCCAGCAAATAGTAATTCTGGCGGAAATAATAACAATAGCAATAACAATAATTCCGGTCACCAGTCGAAAGGTGGAGGCAAGCCTCGTATGACAAGTAACAATAATACGAAGCGCAATAACTACGGAAGCAATAACAACAGCTATAGTAGAGACAACAATAATAACAGCTACGGCAGGGACAACAACAACAATAACAGAAACAGAAAGCCGCAGGGTAACTATAATAACAAACGGGGCTAGTTCTTAAAAATTTGTTTAAAGAAGCAGGCAATTGCGAAGTGATTAACAGATTTCTTTACAATTGCCTTCTTTTTTTTAGAACTGTACTACTTTAATCGGTAGCATGGTTCTTTGAGCCTTCCATCTTTGTGTAGTAGACGGAAGGCTAAATATCCCGAGGCAAATACAAGAACAGGGGTATGACACTAAGAGATATCACGTATATATAAATGAACGCATTTGAAATAATCGGTGGAAAACCGTTAAAGGGAGAGATTATTCCTCAAGGAGCAAAAAATGAGGCCTTACAGATTCTTTCTGCAGTTTTGCTGACAGAAGAACCCATGACCATCAGTAATATCCCAGATATTAAAGATGTCAATAAGTTGATCGATCTGTTAGGAGCGCTAGGTGTTAAAATCAATCGCATTGATAAGGATACCTATGTTTTTTGAAGCTAAAGATATAAATATAGACTATTTTCAATCACCCGAATTTAAAGAAAAGGGAGGGGGGTTACGGGGCTCAATTATGATTGTTGGCCCTTTGTTGGCTCGATTCGGCAAGGCAGCTATCCCAAAACCGGGGGGCGATAAAATTGGCCGTAGACGATTGGATACACATTTTTTGGGCTTCGAAAAACTGGGGGCCAAATTTATTTACGATCCTACCAATCATTTTTTTAATGTTGATGCAACAGCGCTAAAAGGAAGCTATATCCTATTGGACGAGGCTTCAGTGACCGGTACTGCCAATATTGTAATGGCTGCTGTATTGGCGAAAGGCACGACAACCATATACAATGCAGCCTGTGAGCCTTATTTACAGCAATTATGTAAGATGCTAAACCGCATGGGAGCAAAAATATCCGGTATTGGATCTAATTTGTTGACCATTGAAGGTGTAGAACGTCTCGGCGGTACTTCACACCGTATGCTGCCCGATATGATCGAAATTGGTTCTTTCATCGGATTGGCAGCAATGACAGGTTCTGAAATCACCATTAAAGACGTCTGTTTTGAAGAACTTGGCGTTATCCCATCTGTATTTTCGCGCTTGGGTATCAAGTTTGAACTGCGTGGTGACGATATTTTTATTCCTTCACAAGACTCTTATGAAATTGATACTTTTATAGATGGATCTATTCTGACCATTTCGGATGCACCTTGGCCAGGCTTTACGCCAGATTTATTGAGTATAGTGCTCGTGGTGGCAACGCAGGCTAAAGGTAATGTATTGATTCACCAAAAAATGTTCGAGAGCCGTTTGTTCTTCGTCGACAAATTGATTGATATGGGGGCTCAGATTATCTTGTGCGATCCGCACCGCGCTACTGTTATTGGATTGAACAAATCACACCACCTGAGAGGTATTGAAATGACTTCCCCT
The genomic region above belongs to Sphingobacterium zeae and contains:
- a CDS encoding DUF4290 domain-containing protein; the protein is MNFDYNSTRPKLILAEYGRNVQNMVDYICTLPTKEERNKHAQIVIDMMGVLNPHLRDVSDFKHKLWDHLQIISDFKLDIDSPYPIATAKSVKHEVEHLGYPQHSIRFKHYGFTVEKMIEKALLANDEAKREQMVIGIANFMKMAYLTWNKDSVSDELIIQDLKELSGYQLSLPEGTVLTKLDFKTPPPGNRVKGPANSNSGGNNNNSNNNNSGHQSKGGGKPRMTSNNNTKRNNYGSNNNSYSRDNNNNSYGRDNNNNNRNRKPQGNYNNKRG